A window of Fusarium falciforme chromosome 1, complete sequence genomic DNA:
GACGGTCGTTATGGCGGGCATAGTTCTCGCCTCGTCCGTAGTGGCCCGAGGCCGGCTGAGGGCAGTATGGCACAACCTGCATACCTCCAGGAATGGAACCTGCAGGGGCACCACTTCGGGTCGCGTATGCGGACGCAGCAGGGCCGCCGAATCTGTCGTTGAGCTGCTCTAGAAGGGTGCTACCCACGTAGTAAGTCGCGATGTGAACAGCATCAGCAACGcccatcaccaccagagATCGCTCGCTCGACATGGGGAGGCAAGCATCCGACGCGTTCAAGCGGGCACCAGAGGCCTCCTGAATCTCGCGGATACGAGCACCGCCCTTACCGATGATGGAACCGATCAGGATGTGCGGAATCAGCAGGCGCAGAGGATACGTCTTGGAGGACGAGGTTGATGATTCGTTCAGCGGCTCGTTGTTGAGGGTTCGAATAATGAGACCGAATGCCTTGAATCATGTTAGTCACAAATTTGCGATAGCAACATGGGAGACAATCCTACCTTAGCTACAGCGTCCACTATTCCGCTGACAGTGAGGATTCGCTCGACGGCGCCCTTTTGATAGTCGCTGACAGTACACCTGGCGTTGGAGAGCTTCCTGATGTTGGAAACGTTCTCGCCTCCCTTTCCAATCACGGTAGCTGCCTCCGGGCTAGAGATGACAGCACGAATATGGATCCAGGTTGTCTCATCGAGTGCGGTGGCCGAGCTGACGGCGTTGGACGAGGAAGCGGCGACGGCAGTAGCGGCAGCCGTCTTGGTCTCGGACCCTTGATCCGCAGCAGCATCGTCATCCGGCTCGGATTTGGCAGTGCCATTCACCTTGTCGTCGGCGTGGCGGTCCTCAGCGGCGATGTCGGCGGGAGCTTCAGGGACCTCGGCGTCCTCGTcgtgcttgatcttgtcgagaGCTGGTCGCTTGGCATCAGGCTGGTCGCCAGCGCGCGAAGGCGATGAGGCCTCCTCCAGAGGGCGCTTGGCCGATTGGGTGGGTTGAGATGGCGAGGCAGACATTCTTGCTTGGATGTAAACGATAATTCACGGACGTACTCTTCCCAGGTACAGTCGAAAGTACGAAACTTTGTTTATTGCTGATCTTGCTTGTCTTATATACACTCAGGGGTTTTCGAAGGAAAACGTGCTGGTGTAGTGACTTCGATGGGATGGCGACTCGGTGAAGTATTCGTGAAGTGACTGGTGTCGCGCTGGAACAGAGCGGGCTGGATGGAAGGAGAAGGGATTGATTCGAGAAGTCGGGCTCAGGTCAGGGCGCGTTCCAGAACTCTTTCAGCGGGCGTCGAATTGGGGGCCCGGGAAGATCTCCTAGACGGTGGGCGGGAAGGAGGAAGGGCGGAGACAGATAGATAGATGATGGCTTGTGATTGATTGAAATGTTGAGTGGttgtgaggaggaggtgaaGCGATCGATGCTGGGACGGACTTCTGAAAAGCAGAAAGGAAGAGGCACAGTGCTCAGCTCAAACCTATTGACCGCGTGCTCGATCGGGTTGTCGCAGCGCCTCGATGGGATTGGATATCGCGTCGCGAACCGTGGACAGTAATGCGAACGAGGACGGGAGCGCAGCGAGATGAGCAGGGTCGTTGGATCGATGACTCTCCTCTGTTTGCCTGTGTGTGTCGCAAGGGAACGAAACGAAGGCGCCAAGGCTGGGGAGGAGCGATGACCAATCCAAAGGGAGGAAAAAGGGACAAGAAAAGAACAAGGGGCGCTCAGAGACGATTACTGATAATCGCTCAAGAGGCAGAAGATGAGAAACCTCACGGGTTGAATGGAAAGGGAATggggggaggagggaagagagagatGACACGAGGTCGAGCGATCGATGGATGGGGTTGGGGCGAGAGGAGAGTTTGGGAGAAGGCgggagaagcagcagctgaAACCAAATCGCTCTCTGTCGAATCCTAGGACGGGGATGCGCTGGCCTAGGGTCACGTGCGGCCCCCGCTGGTGAGAGAGCTTGGGCCCCTACCTAGCAAGCCACGGCAGAGGCACAGTGCGGAGAGGTGGTAGGGGTTGTATTAGTCAATTCAGGTTGATATCCTGAGAAAAAGAGGTATAAACAACTTGAACTtgtcttttatttatatctagcTTCTAATATTCCTCCAGAtctctccttctctcgtTATCCCGGCCAAGGGTGATCAAGTTTGCACAAGCCAAGCTCCGCAGCCTGGCTACCTACACCACGGCGCCCTAAATTCCGGGGAGCCAGGAAGGCTGCCGTGATTTTCAGAGCCACTGAGACCGTCGTTTCAAGCTTGCATTGCTGAGCAAAGTAAGCAACACTGGACAATGGCGTGACACGAGAGGGAAGCCCGAATTAACAAACCTCTTGCGATTGATGGGATTTTCAGTCCAAAGCTTGTGCTTGCTTCGTATCAGGTCCATTGCGTCTCGTGGTTTCTGCATCGGTAGGTTGCTTGTCTGGCCATTGACTGTGCAGCGCACGGTACATACCTGTAAACCACACCTCACCCACTGCGACTTTGCGACGCGCGCAAAACCGAGTATCACATAAACACACGCCCAGGCACCATCCAATCTGCCTCCTCCAAGCGGTGTGTCCCCCAGGCAAACAACCAAAGAAGAGGCTTCACATTGGTCCACTTGACTCTCAAGAAAGCCCTTCACGTGAGGCAGCCTTGATACCATACACAGGCATCTCGCGTGCGCATTCCCATCTGCCGGACCCCCAACTCGCATGATTTGAGGCGCATCCTCCTTCAGGCCGCGAAATTCTCGGCCACATCGTTCTGGACCGTCCTGTTGCAGCGTCTGCTTGCTAGAGTGTAAAAATAGCTCCGGTGGAGCTACCTACCACTCCTTCACCCTCCAGAAAGCATGGATGAGCGATCACAGCGCGCCGAGGCCCAGGCGTATACGGCCAGTCTTGATCAGACACTCAAAGAGCTTCAGCAAAAAGTCCGCGAGCACGAGACCGACTTGGAAAGAGTATGGCATTCCCATTACTTACAGCGCTCATCAAATCTGACCGACAAATAGCTCCGTTCAGGCCATGGTGTGCTCCCTCAGTCGGTAGCAGGTCAGGCGCGGGTCATCCAGACGGCCCTCAAGGAGGTGACGGATTCCGACCCCTTTCTGCCTGCTCCAGGATCTCTGCTCCCGGCATTGCTGGCTCTGCGCAAGACTCATCAGACCATCCAAGAAAGCAATGCGTATCTCGCCTCGCAACGCGCTAGCCACGAGCAGCTGTCGCGTCAGCTCGAAGCTGATCAAGCGCGTCTCAAGGACCAGAACCTGCTCGGGGAAGCTCTGAGCGCAAGAATCCAGTCTCTACGCGATGAACTGGACGCCAATACCAATGTCACTCCAGCAGAAGGGGCAAGGGAACGCCTGCAGGAGCTCcggagcaagaagaagagctaTGACAGGGAGACATCGAAGCTCATGAAGGTGCTCCTCAAGTTCATCGACAACCAGCTGGCCCCTATGCTCGCGGCAGAAGAGCTGGGTGGCCCAGTCGTTGGTGACCTCATGGATATCGATAATGAGGATCTGGCCGCGGGCTTCAACGCGCAGGGGAAGCTGAAGAAAGCCAAGGAAGGGACCGACCAGGACGATAAGCGGCAGCGCAGGATAGACGAGATCTGGGGCCAGGCCGGTGACGAGACCGGGGGACGCCAGGACGAGGTCACAGGGGCGGCCGCCGAGATGAGGCAgctggtcgaggagctcctcaacaCACTCGCCGAGGCCAACGGCGACAATTCTGCGTCGTATGTGCGGTTGCCGCGAgagtcggcggcggcgcgaTTCCTGGTGAGGTCCAAGGTTGCTCAGTTTCACCCTCGAGATGCAACCAGGCTTAGACTGGTTGACTTTGGACGAGATTTGGAGGCTTGAGCGCCATCCATAATCATCCTGGACATATATCGTAGAACATAGTTTTACTTCAATGTTCGCATCAAACCGAATACAGTGCGACATATCCTACAAGAAATAAAAATCACCCTACCTGGTCTTTGATCCTAATAGCCTAGAGTTCTCCCTATTTCATCCCATCTATCGCTTCCATGATGCTGGTTGCCAGAGAAGCAACCACTTTAACACCCTAGCCCTCTCATTGGTCAATTGGCCCAACGCGTGGTCCGCGTCGCGTCTCCCTCCCAACCAAGATCGGTCCCCAGTCAAACTCCCCTGTCACTGTCAACCTCTAGATATTCAATCCCCCCTTCTACAATTCCCAGCTTTTTTCACCTTTGACAATCATGACTGCCGACGCTGCTAGCGCTACCATCTCCTCCCCTCCCGCCAAACGAGTAAAGACCGCCGCTACAATGGAAGCACCTCCCGCTCTgcagatcaagaagctctcgGACAAGGGCCGGCTGCCTACTCGCGGCAGCGCCTTTGCTGCTGGCTACGACATCTACGCTGCGCGCGACACCACGATTCCTGCCCGGGGAAAGGCTCTTGTCGACACCGACATTAGCATGGCTGTGCCCGCTGGCACCTGTGAGTAACTCTATCTACAGAGTGCAAATCGACATGGATTGCTGACCAGACTGAATCCAACAGACGGCCGCATTGCTCCCCGTTCTGGTCTCGCCTCCAAGCACTTCATCGACACGGGCGCTGGCGTCATCGACGCCGACTACAGAGGCCAGGTCAAGgtccttctcttcaaccaCGGCGAGTCCGACTTTgagatcaaggagggcgacCGCATCGCTCAGCTTGTCCTCGAGCGCATCTACACCcccgaggttgtcgaggtccaggagctcgaggagagcg
This region includes:
- a CDS encoding Deoxyuridine 5'-triphosphate nucleotidohydrolase, producing MTADAASATISSPPAKRVKTAATMEAPPALQIKKLSDKGRLPTRGSAFAAGYDIYAARDTTIPARGKALVDTDISMAVPAGTYGRIAPRSGLASKHFIDTGAGVIDADYRGQVKVLLFNHGESDFEIKEGDRIAQLVLERIYTPEVVEVQELEESVRGAGGFGSTG